From Sporosarcina sp. Te-1, the proteins below share one genomic window:
- a CDS encoding sigma-70 family RNA polymerase sigma factor: MDKTEKDFLLETIMVDYGNELVRLAYSYVQDAEIAKDMVQNTFIKCYKNLDSFRNDAQIKTWLYRIAINECKDYLKSWNYRMVQVKSLINETAKSISPSVEKTVMDKYKSEEMKDTIFSIPKVYREVVFLYYYDSLNSEEIATVLDISVNTVKTRLRRAKQKLQLMIKEEEFNGR, translated from the coding sequence ATGGACAAAACAGAAAAAGACTTTCTGTTAGAAACGATCATGGTCGACTACGGCAACGAGCTGGTACGTTTAGCATATTCGTATGTACAAGATGCCGAGATTGCCAAAGATATGGTTCAGAATACATTTATCAAATGCTACAAAAACCTGGATTCATTTCGAAATGATGCACAAATAAAAACATGGCTCTATCGGATAGCTATTAACGAATGCAAGGATTACTTAAAAAGTTGGAATTACAGGATGGTCCAAGTAAAAAGTTTGATCAACGAAACCGCTAAGTCCATCTCTCCATCCGTAGAGAAAACAGTTATGGATAAATACAAAAGCGAAGAAATGAAAGATACAATCTTCTCCATTCCAAAGGTATATCGAGAAGTCGTTTTTTTGTATTATTATGATTCCTTAAATTCAGAAGAAATTGCTACTGTGTTAGATATCTCAGTGAATACAGTGAAAACCCGATTGAGAAGAGCCAAGCAAAAATTACAGTTGATGATAAAGGAGGAAGAGTTCAATGGAAGATAA